The sequence TTTATTTTAATATACCTGCTGTTTACTATTAATTTCTGTATTGCTCAGTATACAAAAAAGACAACAATTTCTTATATAGAAAGGGTACATGCTAACCATAAAGGTAACGACCAATTAAATGGTATGACAGAAAAGATACTATTAGCTTTTAAGAATGGTAAATTGAAAGGGTATTACCCTAAAAATACAACGAAAGTAATGCCTTTTGAAAGTTTCTATTTCCATTTTAGAGGGCTGGAAAACTCAAATAATATAATAAGTAATTGTTTGCAAGAGCAAAAAGATTTCTCAGCGTTATTTTCTTACTTTTCAGATTATTTTGATTTAGAATACAAGGTAAACCAACAAGAAATAGCAAATAATATTCATCAAAAGCCAAAGTTCTTACAGCTCTATTTATCAGATATTAATTCACCTTCTGGGATAGAAGTTCGAGGCCCTTTATTCTTAATAGAAGATATCTTGACATTGAAAATACGGTTATTGAATAAAGATAATTTAATTGTTGATTCATCAGTAAGTAAAATAATCCTGAATCATCAGTACCAAGCAGAAATAGTTACCATTGATAAAGAACATTTAATACCAACACATAGATCAACGGTTGAAGGAACTTATGCAGATTAATGTGTTAATTATTAATTAAAAGTGTAAATTAGTGACGTATTTATGAAATGTGAATGACTTACAAACACCTTTAATTAGGTAACTTGACTACAAAAATGAACAAATTAAAAACACTCTTGATACTATTAAGCTTGGTATTTTTTGCCAATGTCTTAGTAAGTATGGATACCGTTCCAACAATTGATATTTTAATAAAAAAGATCAATGATATAAAAAGGATAAAAGTAAACGATGCGATCTACCTGCATACAGACAAGCCTTATTACATTGCAGGAGAGCACCTTTGGTTTAAAGTGTATTTAAGAAAATCGTCTTCACTTTTACCAGATCAATGGAGTAAAAATGTTAAAGTTGAGTTATTAAATCCCGATGGCGAAATTTTAGAAAATCGTGATATTTATGCTATTGGAAAACATAGTAATGGTGATTTTAAGTTGCGAACAGATTTACCAGAAGGTAGATATAGGTTAAGAGCTTATACTAATTGGATGAGAAATTTTGGTGATAGTACATTCTTTACTCAAGAAATACATATTTATCAAATTAATCCAGATTCTTTAAGAACGGAAGAAGTGGTTTTAGAAGAAGGAACATCTAACAATAAAGTACTGAACAGAACACAAAAGTTAGACCTTCAATTTTTTCCAGAGGGAGGAAAATTGATAAACGATGTAGCCTCTAAAGTTGGGGTTAAATTAGTGAATAAGAGTGGGTTTGGAGAAGAGTTTAGTGCGTCCATTTTTTCAAAAGAGGGAAAAGAAATTACTACCGTAAAAAGTAATACGTTAGGCATGGGGAGTTTCTTCTTAATGGGAGTTTTAAATGGCGAATATTATGCAATCTTAGATAGAGACAAAAATACAAATAACCCTAAGCAGTATAAATTACCAAAGGTGAATGAGGTGGGCACTACTTTATTTGTAACTTCTAATCTTGATAAAGTTAGTGTAAAAATAATATCAACAGATACAGCTTTAAAGGAGGGTGGTTATCTAATCGCATCTACAAAAGGGAAGATTAACTATATGTGGGAATGTCCTCCTAATAGGAAAATAATTCCCTTATCAATGAAATTGAAAGATGTACAAGATGGTATAGTTAAATTAACGTTGCTAAATAAAGATTTACAGCCAATAGTTGAACGAGTAATATTTAATTATCATCCTCAAGAAGTTGATTTAAATTTAGCAAAAACGGATTATAGAAAAAGAGAGAAAGTAGACATTGATATCAATGTAAAAGATGAAAATGGAGTACCTATTAAAGGTGAGGCTTCTTTAGCAATTGTAGATAAAAGTTTAGTTGATATATCTCAGAAGAAAAATAATATAATATCAGAATTAATTCTGTCTTCAGAAATACACGGTTTTATTGAGAATCCAATGTGGTACTTCCAAGATTACTCAAAAGAAAAACACTTTTATTTAGATGAATTAATGCTAACACAAGGGTATAGAAAAATAGAATGGTTGTCTAAAGCTACTGATAGTTTAAAAGTTGATTTTATACCTGAGCCTGGCATTTCGATTAAAGGAAAAACAAGTAATTATTGGAACGAAAAAAAAGCACAGCAATCAGAAATTAGTATGACTGCTCTGGGAAGTAAATTTGTTCATGAAAGTGTAATTACTGATGAGTTAGGTGGGTTCACTTTTACAGGAATGGTCTTTTTTGATACGACCGATTTTATTTTTCAAGCTAAAAAATATAAAGCAAAGAAATCTAAAGTCACAAAAAATTCATCTATAAATATTTCGCTATTTGCAATAGAACCTCCATTAGCAGAATCTATTCAAGAAGAAAGAGTAGCGGTTCCTTCGAATAATTCTCTAGCTGCATTTGAAGAAGAGATGCTAAAAATTGAAAAAATTGATAGAGCATTCAATACAAAAACAATCATTTTAGACGAAATTGAGATTGTAGATACAGCAGAGCCAGATGAGTTTGATAGAGCATCTAAAATGTATACTAACTATACTGCTCGATTAGTGACCGATTCTTTAAGTTATGCAGGTGGGTATAATGTTTGGGAGTTCTTACAAATGGAAATGAAAACTGCACAAGTTTTACGTAGAGCAGGTTTAATGAATGCATCAGCAAGTATAGACGATGATGGAAATATATTAGAAGCCGATCAAGTGCCGGTGGTTTTAGATGGTTTTCCGGCAGATGTAGAAATGCTAAGAACTATGAGTATGACAGATATTGGTTTTATAGATGTTTTAGATGCAGCGAGCGGTTCAATGTATTTAAGTAATTCTGTTAATGGTGTAATTGCTTTGTACACGCGCCAAGGTGGTGGAGGTTCTTACATAGTACAAGGTATAGATGCAATTACAAGCCCTGGTTTTTATACGAGTAAAGAATTTTATACCCCAAAATACGATGTTCAAAAAGATGAACACGCTAAGCCAGATCATAGAATAACTTTAATGTGGGAACCCAATATATTTTTAGATGAAAACGGGCAGGCACGAGTGTCATTTTTCACAGATGATAAATCAACAAATTATCATATAGAGATTGAGGGAATATCGAATAAAGGAAAACCGTTTTATCAAGAAAAAGAATTTGAGACAAAATAGATAATCATATTTTTTCTAAAACAGAAATGAAATCGAGACACTAAGATTAGTAATAATTTTAGTGTCTTTTTTTGTGATTAATTGTATAACTCACTAACAGATAGCCAATCATTTTTGTAAATAGCTACACTAGTATTTACAAACATATTTAAAATAACATTAAAAAAACCAATTAAATTATAAAAATAATAATTTATCAATTTACTAACCTACATTTGTTACGAATAACATAATGTACTCCTGTTCGATTTTATCTTCAATAAACTTATTTTAATAATTACTACATCTAATTTATACTACACTTAACTTCATTATTATTTTATGCTAAGGTCAATTTTACTACTGCTTTTATTTTGCGGTTTACTATCTATCCATGTGTCTGCTCAAGAACATTCGGTAACGAATATGGAAGAGACGGGTATTTGGAATGGGTTGTATATTAAAGCTCGATTCTCTAAACATTTTGGATATTATGGAGAGCATCATTACAGAACAAGAAATAGTCTTGACGATGTAAATAGTTATGTGGGAAGACCTCGTCAAATTTACAATAGGGCAGGTTTAAACATCTTTTTTAATGATTATTTTGAGGCTGTAATTGGCCCTGCCTTGGTTGTTAATTTCAGTCCAGACCCTTATAGTGATGAATATGAACCATATGTGTTAGAGCATAGAATTTGGCATCAGTGGTTATTAAAAATGCCTATGATGGGGCGAGTGAAAATGTACCATCAATTTCGAGTGGAACACAGGTGGAAAAAGGACAATGATATAGGAGCGGAGTTCGAGTTTACAAATAGGTTTCGCTATAAACTGTTTGCTTATATCCCTATAAATAAACCTACGATTACAAAAAACACGTTATACTTTTCGCCTAGTGTAGAAATTTTTATGCATTCTGGAGAATCGATTGTTTATAACCCCTTTGAAGATTTCAGAACATATAATGGCTTTGGTTACGTATTGAGCAATAAGGTGACATTGTTTGCTGGACATATGTGGACACTTGGTCAAAAATCAAGTGGTTATGAGTATAAATCAAGCAACATTTTTAGGTTCAATGTATTTATTGGATTAGATACGAGAAAGAATCAACAACAACTTCCTAAAATCAACTTAGGCTATTAATCAATTACATTATGAAAAAAATAGTATCGTTAATTTCACTTTTTATAATATTTCCTGTAGGATATTATACTTACAATTACATAAATGCATTAGCTGATAAAATTGAAAAATTAGAAGCTGTAGAAGGAGAAAATATAAATTTAGCGTTAAGGGTTAGGGCAGATTCTTTATTGTTAGCAGATGATTACGAAGAGGCTCTGAGGTTATTTAAAAGCATTGATAGCATGTATAATACAACAGATTATACAAATTACGCCTTAGATTATATAGACAATAAGAAAGTACCTTATGAGATGGTAAATGAATTAGAAAAACGTTATTACAGTAAGCAGAGGTACATTTCTTCGTTAAAGAGTAAGCAGATAAATTTGAGTGATAGTATTACTAGATTAAAAAAGAATAATCAAATTTTAGAAACTAACCAAGATGAACTTCAAATGGATTTGTACCATTCTGAAGGAGAAATTATTAGCCTTAAGCATGAACTTGTGGTTAAAGATAAAGCTATTGATAAACTCCATTTTATTAATCAGGATGATGCCGAAATTGATTATATAGGAGAGGTTACTAACGATATGGCTAACGGTTTTGGTTATGCAATTTTTGAGAAAAAAGGATTCTATGAGGGCTATTGGAAAAACAATAAAAGATATGGAGAAGGCACGTACAGCTGGGTAAATGGAGATCGATTTGAAGGGAACTTTAAGAAAGGTATTCGTGAAGGTTTTGGTGTATATTATTTTAATTCTGGTGAGAAGTACGAAGGCTTTTGGAGTGATAATGTACGTGAAGGTTTTGGGGTTATTTTTGATAAAAAAGGGAATGTTGTTTTTGAAGGAATTTGGGAAAAAGATAAGCCAAAAAAACAAAAAGATTCTGCTTCAAAATAAGCATCTAAAAAAGAATAGTTTTTAAAATAGAAAGTTGCCAAGTAATCTACTTGGCAACTAAGAGTAAGAGAAGTATTTAGAGTTATGATATTCCTTCTTTCATTCTTCCTTTTCTTATAATTTTTTTACTTTCTTTTCCTTTAATAATTCCTCTTTTATCATCAATCCAAACAATTGCTCCAGTTGGGCAACGTTGAATGGGATCTATAGTTTTATGGTTTTGTTGATAATCCACAGTAGGTAAATTATTAATAAGTTCTATGAGGTTACCTTCTGCATCCATGGCACATTTGCCACAGGCTGTACAACCAACTTGGCAATCCTCAAGAACATCATCTCCATGATCTAAGTTTTTGCAGTTTACCCAAAGTTTATGACTTATTGGTGTAATAGAAAAGAGCCATTTCGGACAAGCTTCTACACAGTCTCCGCAACCAGTACATTTATCAACATCTACTTCTGGTAGTCCATTTGCGTTGAGTTGAATAGCATCAAAATCACAAGAAACTTCACAATCTCCCAATCCTAAACACCCCCAAAAACAACCCCTTTCTCCTCCAGAAATTAAGGAAGATGCCTGACAGGTTTTCATACCTTGGTATTTTGCTCTACTTATTGCAACATTAGTACCGCCACCACAAGCTAAACGGGCAACTCTTTTTTCTTCACTTCCAGGGTCTACCCCTAAGTAAGTGGCTATATTATTTTGACCTTCTTCTGTATTTACTGAACACTTTCCGGGTAGAACACTACCACCTACAACTGCTTCTGCAAAAGGCCGACAACCAGGAAAACCACACGCTCCACAATTTGCTTGTGGTAGTAATCCGTTTACTACATCTATTCTGGGGTCTTCGTAAACGTAGAGTTTTTTGTTGGCGACAATTAGCATAAGAGCAAGTAGTAGTGTGAGTCCACCGAGTGCTGATAGTGCTATAATTATTGTCATGTTCTTTTCTTTAAAAATTTAATATCTTTTTACCAAAAGAAGAGTATGACCTCTTTTTTTTAAGCTGAAAAATGAAGAAAAAGCAAATTACTGATAATCACTTAGGAGCGTTCATAATCAATAATTTTGCTTTAATCTTCATAATATTATTTCAGCTGATTAATAAATTACTTCAGCCCATTTATGACCAGCAATTAACTCTGCTTTTCTAACTAACCAAGCATCTTCTGAACCAAGAATCGTAGAAAATGCTTTATCTAAGTTTACGCGTACTTTTTCATGACCAGCTACATAGATATAGGTGTTGTTTTGCATCAACATATCGTGCAATTCATGTTCTTTGGCCTCAATAGCGACATCTAATGCAACAGTGTCTGTCCATTCGGGTCTACTACTAACTGCCTTCATTGCCTCAAAAGTACTTTCATTGTAGTAGTTTGTAAGGTCGTTATTTTCATCATTCATATAAGGCATTTCCATACCAGTTCTTGCACCGTAAAATAAGCGAACTTGCCCTTTCCAATCGTGTACTTCTTCGTAGATATGTTTTACAAAAGCTCTAAAAGGAGCAATACCAGTTCCCATACCAATTAAAATTAAATTAGCGTTATGGTCTTTTGGTAATTGGAAAGCTAAATCAAATGGCCCAGTAATAGTGATAGCATCACATACTTTACGATCGCATAAAAAATTAGACCCAATCCCTCTGTAACGTTCTCCACTAAAATCATCTATGTAAGCACATCTTTTCACTAATAAAGTAATACGGGTTTTACCATTTACTTTTTCTGGAATATCAGCAACACTATATAAACGATGGTGCTTATTTTGTCCAAACTCTCCCTTTATGTCTACCAAAACACCAAAACTCTGATTTACTTTACATTCAAAAGAAGGGTCATCAATTTCTAAAACCATCTCTCTTATTTCTTCAGTATTCCTTGGTGTTAAGCGCGTAGTTCTAATTACTCTTGCTTTGTACTGAATATCTGTTTTATAATCTGCTAAATGTGACATTGTATTATAATTTATTTTATGAATTGGATTTTAAAGATTTGCAGTTTTAATCTGCTTTTTACAGACATTACCACAGTTGCATTTGCCGCATTTACTTCTATCTCCTAGAGCATCGGTATTTTGTGTCTGATCGGAAAATACCTTTTTCCATATGCTCTGAATTACTACCCATGCAACCATCAGTAAGACAATTGCACAGCTACCAATTAGATAAGAGGTAATGCTATCCACCTAAACCAGAAAACCCCATAAATGAGAGCGATAATACACCTCCGATCAGTAAGGTAATTACCGTTCCTTTTACCACTTTGGGCACTTCTGCAAATTCTAATTGTTCTCTTAACCCTGCCATCAACATTAAGGCAATAGTAAAACCTACTCCAGCGCCTAAGGCAAAAACGAAACCTTCTATAAGTCCATAACCTTTGTTGGTTTGGAAAAGTACCAACCCTAAAATTGCACAGTTAGTGGTTATAAGTGGTAAGAAAATACCTAATGCTCTAAATAGGGCAGGGCTCATTTTCTTCACAATCATTTCTACCAATTGTACTGTTGAGGCAATGACCACGATATAGCTAATAAGTTGTAAATAAGGTGCATCTATGGCTGTCAATAAACTATTGATTCCAAAGGCACAAACAGAACTAATTAGCATTACAAATGTTACAGCACCACCCATTTTTGTAGCCGTATCCATTTTACCTGATACGCCTAAAAAGGGGCAAATACCTAAGAAATAGGCCAACACAAAGTTGTTGATCAAACAGGCATTAATAAAGATATTCCATAATGATTCTTGATTCATGATGTTGATTTTTTTGTTTTGATGATATTAAATAATAACAACCAAAATGCCAGTGTAAAAAAGCCTCCTGCAGGTAAGATCATCACAATCCACTCCTGAAATCCTTCTGCAAATATTTCTATTCCGAAGATGCTTCTACTACCTAACAATTCTCTCACAACACCCAAGCATAAAAGTCCGAATGTAAATCCTAACCCCATTCCTAAGGCATCTAGAACAGATTTTCCAATGGTATTTTTTGAGGCAAAAGCTTCTGCTCTACTCAAAATCAAACAGTTCACTACTATAAGCGAAATGAATGCACCTAAACTTTTATGTAACTCTACACTAATTGCCTGAATCACATAATCTGTTACGGTTACAAAGGTGGCAATTATTAAAATGTAGGAGGATATACGTACTTGTTTTGGAATGAAATTTCTGAGTAATGATATCAGAATATTCGACATCAATAATACAAAGGAAGTGGCTAAACCCATTGCCAAAGCATTTGATGAAGTATTCGTAACAGCAAGTACTGGGCACATTCCTAAGACCTGTACAAAAACAGGGTTTTCCTTCCATAAGCCTTTTATAAACTCATTGGTAGACTGACTCTGATTTAACCTGTCGGAAAAGCTGCCCTTTTTATTTTTATCTCTAAGTTGCTGTACCATCTTATTCTTGTTTTGTGTGTAAAACAAATGCTTCCTTATTTTTATAAATAAACGGTAGCATAACTTCTGTACTGTTTCTTAGAATATCACCAATGGCACGAGAAGAAATTGTTGCTCCTGTTATTCCATCAATTTCCCAAGCATTGGTTTTCTCTCCGCTTTTTGTAGTAGTAATCTTATTTTTAAGAGTTGATAAATCGTCTGTTAAGGTGGCATCCATTGCTGAAAAATTGGCAAGAAAATCAGGGTCTTTTTCAATCTTATCACCTAAACCGGGAGTCTCTTTACTTTCTAGTACATAGAAACCTACAATTTGTTGTTTATCGAAACTATATCCATACAATACACTGATAATATCTGCATACCCTTGTCCTTTTCCATTTATGGCAACACCTACTAATTCATTAGAATCATTGTAACCAGCATAAACTACTTCTTTTACCTTTTTTTGATTACTAACTGGCTCAAAAGTACCCTCTACAAAATGGAATGCTTTCGTTTTAGTAATTCCTGGAATCACTTTAAAAATGGCTTCTTCTAATGCCGCTTGTTTAAGCTGAGCAATACGAGGCTTTGTGGTTTCATAGGTAACAACAATCAGTAGAGCACATAAAATACCGATTCCCACCATGGCTTGAAGCATTTTTAAGCTACTAGTTTCTTCTATTACTGGAGCTTCTTTTATTGTACTCATGTTTTCTTACGTTTTGATGTTCCGTAAACTCTCGGCTTAACAAAATTATCAATCTGTGGTGCAATGGCATTTCCTAACAGAATAGCGTACATTACACCTTCTGGAAGTCCACCCCAAACACGAATTACGACAATCAATATGCCTATAAATATGCCATAAATCCATACACCAATAGATGTAAGCGGTGAGCCTACCATATCCGTTGCCATAAAAAATGCACCGAGTAATAAACCTCCAGAAAATACCATAAATAATGGGTTTGGATACAGAGTAGGATCTATACTGAAAAGGATACCACTTAACACGATTACCGTTCCAACTATAGCAGTAGGGATACGCCAATTGGCCATTTTTTTACTGATAAGGTATATTCCTCCAAGTATAATTATCACACCGCACGTCTCTCCAGTCGAACCACCTGTTAGTCCAAACATTAATTCTGATGTAGGGGCAGTAATATGATCAAACTTAAAAGCAGAAAGAGGTGTAGCACCAGATGTACCATCAAAAATTGGCTGCATAAAAGGAAGTGCCAATACCGATGAAGCTATTTCTGTAAAACGGTTTCCTTGAAAAGCCTCATACCAAGTGGTAATAGCAACAGGAAAAGCAGCTTGTAATACAGCTCTTCCGACTAAAGCAGGGTTAAAAACATTATACCCTAATCCACCAAATAAAAATTTACCTAATCCAATTGCAATTACACCTCCGCAGAAAGCCATCCATAAAGGGAAAATGGGAGGAAGGGTCAAGCCTAAAAGTAGGCCAGTAATTACGGCAGACCAATCGTTTACAGTTGTCTCCTTATTCGATAATTTACATAAAATATGTTCGGTAAATACACAAGAAATAACAGATGTAATGAGTACCAAAAAGGCACTTAAACCAAAGGCATATACAGCAAAACCAGCAGAAGGAAGTAATGCATAGACCACGTTTTTCATAATTACATCGGTACTGTTGCCTTTTGTAATATGAGGTGATGTACTAATATTTAATGTTTTATTTAACATGGGCAGTGGCTTTACGTTTTCTAACAATAGCTTTTGATAACCTAAAATACTGAACCAATGGAATGTGTGATGGGCACACAAAAGAACAGGAGCCACACTCAAAACAATCCATTAAATTCTGTTCTTCAGCCATTTTATCATACGCTTTGAACTTTGCAAGAATCCACATTTTAGAGGGGTTTAACGATAACGGACAAGCATCTACACAAGCACCACATTTAATGCAAGGGAACACTTTTTCTGTCGTTTTTACATCCTTGTCTGTAAATACCACAATACCAGATGTTCCTTTAGTAATAGAAATATCTAGGTTGGATACCGCCATACCCATCATTGGACCACCTAGATACACTTCAGAAATATTATCTTCTAGGCCCACCTCATCCAATACATAACGGAGAGGTGTTCCCATTGGAATGAAATAATTCCCTTTCTTCTTTACACCTGGTCCTGTGATAGTAACCACACGTTCCTGAATTCCCCAACCATGAGGAAGCAAGCGGCCAATTTCTGCAGTTGTTGCTACATTCACTACAACAGCTTTTACATCAATTGGTAAGCCACCCGAGGGAACTTCAATCCCTAGACAAGAAGTGATCAGCATTTTTTCTGAGCCCTGCGGATATTTTACCGGAACAACTTGTACTGTAATTGGACTATTTTCTGGAAGTAATGTTTTTAGATGTTCAGCAGCATCAACTTTATTTCCTTCAATACCAATTATACAACGTTTTGCACCTGTAGCTTTTAGCAAGTAATTGATACCTGTAACGACATCCTTTCCTTGTTCTAGCATTACCCTGTGGTCTGTTGTAAGGTACGGTTCGCACTCAATACCATTAATCAACAAGACTTCACATTCTTTATCTTCGGGTACTTTTAATTTTACATGTGTGGGAAAAGCAGCTCCACCAAGTCCTACAATACCAGCTTCTTGAATACCCTTTAAAATTTCTTCTTTCGTTGCTGTTGCTAGAAGAATAGGGGAACCTTCCGCTATTTCCTGACCGGAAAAAGGGAAGGCTTCCAAGTAAATCCCCGGTGACATTTTACCGCCTACAGTTGGAACATTC is a genomic window of Flammeovirga pectinis containing:
- a CDS encoding DUF2490 domain-containing protein; translation: MLRSILLLLLFCGLLSIHVSAQEHSVTNMEETGIWNGLYIKARFSKHFGYYGEHHYRTRNSLDDVNSYVGRPRQIYNRAGLNIFFNDYFEAVIGPALVVNFSPDPYSDEYEPYVLEHRIWHQWLLKMPMMGRVKMYHQFRVEHRWKKDNDIGAEFEFTNRFRYKLFAYIPINKPTITKNTLYFSPSVEIFMHSGESIVYNPFEDFRTYNGFGYVLSNKVTLFAGHMWTLGQKSSGYEYKSSNIFRFNVFIGLDTRKNQQQLPKINLGY
- a CDS encoding Plug domain-containing protein, with translation MNKLKTLLILLSLVFFANVLVSMDTVPTIDILIKKINDIKRIKVNDAIYLHTDKPYYIAGEHLWFKVYLRKSSSLLPDQWSKNVKVELLNPDGEILENRDIYAIGKHSNGDFKLRTDLPEGRYRLRAYTNWMRNFGDSTFFTQEIHIYQINPDSLRTEEVVLEEGTSNNKVLNRTQKLDLQFFPEGGKLINDVASKVGVKLVNKSGFGEEFSASIFSKEGKEITTVKSNTLGMGSFFLMGVLNGEYYAILDRDKNTNNPKQYKLPKVNEVGTTLFVTSNLDKVSVKIISTDTALKEGGYLIASTKGKINYMWECPPNRKIIPLSMKLKDVQDGIVKLTLLNKDLQPIVERVIFNYHPQEVDLNLAKTDYRKREKVDIDINVKDENGVPIKGEASLAIVDKSLVDISQKKNNIISELILSSEIHGFIENPMWYFQDYSKEKHFYLDELMLTQGYRKIEWLSKATDSLKVDFIPEPGISIKGKTSNYWNEKKAQQSEISMTALGSKFVHESVITDELGGFTFTGMVFFDTTDFIFQAKKYKAKKSKVTKNSSINISLFAIEPPLAESIQEERVAVPSNNSLAAFEEEMLKIEKIDRAFNTKTIILDEIEIVDTAEPDEFDRASKMYTNYTARLVTDSLSYAGGYNVWEFLQMEMKTAQVLRRAGLMNASASIDDDGNILEADQVPVVLDGFPADVEMLRTMSMTDIGFIDVLDAASGSMYLSNSVNGVIALYTRQGGGGSYIVQGIDAITSPGFYTSKEFYTPKYDVQKDEHAKPDHRITLMWEPNIFLDENGQARVSFFTDDKSTNYHIEIEGISNKGKPFYQEKEFETK
- a CDS encoding electron transport complex protein RnfA; the protein is MNQESLWNIFINACLINNFVLAYFLGICPFLGVSGKMDTATKMGGAVTFVMLISSVCAFGINSLLTAIDAPYLQLISYIVVIASTVQLVEMIVKKMSPALFRALGIFLPLITTNCAILGLVLFQTNKGYGLIEGFVFALGAGVGFTIALMLMAGLREQLEFAEVPKVVKGTVITLLIGGVLSLSFMGFSGLGG
- the rsxE gene encoding electron transport complex subunit RsxE, with protein sequence MVQQLRDKNKKGSFSDRLNQSQSTNEFIKGLWKENPVFVQVLGMCPVLAVTNTSSNALAMGLATSFVLLMSNILISLLRNFIPKQVRISSYILIIATFVTVTDYVIQAISVELHKSLGAFISLIVVNCLILSRAEAFASKNTIGKSVLDALGMGLGFTFGLLCLGVVRELLGSRSIFGIEIFAEGFQEWIVMILPAGGFFTLAFWLLLFNIIKTKKSTS
- a CDS encoding RnfABCDGE type electron transport complex subunit G, with protein sequence MSTIKEAPVIEETSSLKMLQAMVGIGILCALLIVVTYETTKPRIAQLKQAALEEAIFKVIPGITKTKAFHFVEGTFEPVSNQKKVKEVVYAGYNDSNELVGVAINGKGQGYADIISVLYGYSFDKQQIVGFYVLESKETPGLGDKIEKDPDFLANFSAMDATLTDDLSTLKNKITTTKSGEKTNAWEIDGITGATISSRAIGDILRNSTEVMLPFIYKNKEAFVLHTKQE
- a CDS encoding ferredoxin reductase domain-containing protein, whose protein sequence is MSHLADYKTDIQYKARVIRTTRLTPRNTEEIREMVLEIDDPSFECKVNQSFGVLVDIKGEFGQNKHHRLYSVADIPEKVNGKTRITLLVKRCAYIDDFSGERYRGIGSNFLCDRKVCDAITITGPFDLAFQLPKDHNANLILIGMGTGIAPFRAFVKHIYEEVHDWKGQVRLFYGARTGMEMPYMNDENNDLTNYYNESTFEAMKAVSSRPEWTDTVALDVAIEAKEHELHDMLMQNNTYIYVAGHEKVRVNLDKAFSTILGSEDAWLVRKAELIAGHKWAEVIY
- a CDS encoding RnfABCDGE type electron transport complex subunit D, with translation MLNKTLNISTSPHITKGNSTDVIMKNVVYALLPSAGFAVYAFGLSAFLVLITSVISCVFTEHILCKLSNKETTVNDWSAVITGLLLGLTLPPIFPLWMAFCGGVIAIGLGKFLFGGLGYNVFNPALVGRAVLQAAFPVAITTWYEAFQGNRFTEIASSVLALPFMQPIFDGTSGATPLSAFKFDHITAPTSELMFGLTGGSTGETCGVIIILGGIYLISKKMANWRIPTAIVGTVIVLSGILFSIDPTLYPNPLFMVFSGGLLLGAFFMATDMVGSPLTSIGVWIYGIFIGILIVVIRVWGGLPEGVMYAILLGNAIAPQIDNFVKPRVYGTSKRKKT
- the rsxC gene encoding electron transport complex subunit RsxC, producing the protein MSKTMKMLTIQKNTFKHGIHPPEYKDDTKDLRIRQFSFAPVLIIPMAQHIGAPSEIIVREGQEVVRGQLLAKSSGYVSVPVHAPVSGIIRKIGNVPTVGGKMSPGIYLEAFPFSGQEIAEGSPILLATATKEEILKGIQEAGIVGLGGAAFPTHVKLKVPEDKECEVLLINGIECEPYLTTDHRVMLEQGKDVVTGINYLLKATGAKRCIIGIEGNKVDAAEHLKTLLPENSPITVQVVPVKYPQGSEKMLITSCLGIEVPSGGLPIDVKAVVVNVATTAEIGRLLPHGWGIQERVVTITGPGVKKKGNYFIPMGTPLRYVLDEVGLEDNISEVYLGGPMMGMAVSNLDISITKGTSGIVVFTDKDVKTTEKVFPCIKCGACVDACPLSLNPSKMWILAKFKAYDKMAEEQNLMDCFECGSCSFVCPSHIPLVQYFRLSKAIVRKRKATAHVK
- a CDS encoding MORN repeat-containing protein, with product MKKIVSLISLFIIFPVGYYTYNYINALADKIEKLEAVEGENINLALRVRADSLLLADDYEEALRLFKSIDSMYNTTDYTNYALDYIDNKKVPYEMVNELEKRYYSKQRYISSLKSKQINLSDSITRLKKNNQILETNQDELQMDLYHSEGEIISLKHELVVKDKAIDKLHFINQDDAEIDYIGEVTNDMANGFGYAIFEKKGFYEGYWKNNKRYGEGTYSWVNGDRFEGNFKKGIREGFGVYYFNSGEKYEGFWSDNVREGFGVIFDKKGNVVFEGIWEKDKPKKQKDSASK
- a CDS encoding RnfABCDGE type electron transport complex subunit B, with the protein product MTIIIALSALGGLTLLLALMLIVANKKLYVYEDPRIDVVNGLLPQANCGACGFPGCRPFAEAVVGGSVLPGKCSVNTEEGQNNIATYLGVDPGSEEKRVARLACGGGTNVAISRAKYQGMKTCQASSLISGGERGCFWGCLGLGDCEVSCDFDAIQLNANGLPEVDVDKCTGCGDCVEACPKWLFSITPISHKLWVNCKNLDHGDDVLEDCQVGCTACGKCAMDAEGNLIELINNLPTVDYQQNHKTIDPIQRCPTGAIVWIDDKRGIIKGKESKKIIRKGRMKEGIS